In a genomic window of Carboxydothermus pertinax:
- the rpoC gene encoding DNA-directed RNA polymerase subunit beta', whose translation MLVLNNFERIKIGLASPDQIRAWSHGEVKKPETINYRTLKPERDGLFCERIFGPTKDWECHCGKYKRVRYKGVVCDRCGVEVTRSKVRRERLGHIELAAPVSHIWYFKGIPSRMGLLLDMSPRSLEKVLYFVSYIVIDPGETPLLKKQTLTETEYREAREKYGNEFKAGMGAEAIKELLAEIDLDELALELKAEIKESTGQRRIRALRRLEVVESFRKSGNRPEWMILDVIPVIPPELRPMVQLDGGRFATSDLNDLYRRVINRNNRLKRLLELGAPDIIVRNEKRMLQEAVDALIDNGRRGRPVTGPGNRPLKSLSDMLKGKQGRFRQNLLGKRVDYSGRSVIVVGPELKLHQCGLPKEMALELFKPFVMKKLVADGIAHNIKSAKRMVERVKPEVWDVLEEVIKEHPVLLNRAPTLHRLGIQAFEPVLVEGRAIQIHPLVCTAYNADFDGDQMAVHVPLSAEAQAEARLLMLASHNILNPKDGKPVVVPTQDMVIGSYYLTVEKPGAKGEGKKFAHPEEVIMAYESGVLELHSRIKVRYPIGGEWVELETTPGRIIFNEVIPEELRFINHLVDKKGLGKIVTESYRKLGYEKTGHLLDGLKKLGFHYANKAGLTIGVVDITVPKEKQEILEEADRMVADIENKYRRGLITEDERYQKVVDIWNAATDKVTKKLVETLEASQFNHVYMMAKSGARGNIQQIRQLAGMRGLMADPSGRIIDLPIKANFREGLTVLEYFISTHGARKGLADTALRTADSGYLTRRLVDVCQDVIVREEDCGTEDGIYVTDIKDGTDIIEKLEDRILGRIAAEDVIHPATGEILVAKNQEITEEIAESIAAAKVEKVKIRSVLTCRTRHGVCTRCYGRNLATNKIVDIGEAVGIIAAQSIGEPGTQLTMRTFHTGGVAGEDITQGLPRVEELFEARRPKGQAIITEIDGVVEVRDNKGRREIEVVNPETGERQVYPITYQARIKVQTGDKVYAGDELTEGPINPHDLIKVKGIEGAQLYLLQEVQKVYRMQGVEINDKHIEVVIRQMLRKVKIEESGDTDLLPGSLVDIFEFEDENTKVVAKGGQPATAKRVLLGITKASLATDSFLSAASFQETTRVLTEAAIKGKVDPLLGLKENVIIGKLIPAGTGMSRYRNIMVQAKSED comes from the coding sequence TTGCTGGTTTTAAATAATTTTGAGCGGATTAAGATTGGCCTTGCCTCACCGGATCAAATCCGGGCCTGGTCCCATGGAGAAGTTAAAAAGCCGGAAACCATAAATTACCGCACCTTAAAGCCCGAAAGGGATGGACTTTTCTGCGAAAGGATTTTTGGCCCAACGAAAGACTGGGAATGTCACTGCGGCAAATATAAACGGGTGCGCTATAAAGGGGTAGTGTGTGACCGCTGCGGGGTTGAAGTTACCCGTTCTAAAGTCCGGCGGGAGCGGCTAGGACATATAGAGCTTGCCGCTCCAGTTTCACACATCTGGTATTTTAAAGGGATTCCAAGTCGCATGGGGCTTTTACTGGATATGTCCCCGCGCTCTTTGGAAAAAGTTCTGTACTTTGTATCATACATTGTTATTGATCCCGGGGAAACGCCTCTTCTTAAAAAGCAAACTTTAACGGAAACTGAGTACCGGGAAGCCAGGGAAAAATACGGTAATGAATTTAAAGCAGGAATGGGAGCTGAAGCTATAAAAGAGCTTTTAGCAGAAATTGATTTAGATGAATTAGCTTTAGAACTTAAGGCTGAAATAAAAGAATCGACCGGCCAGCGCAGGATTCGGGCTCTTCGTCGTTTAGAAGTGGTAGAGTCGTTTAGAAAATCCGGTAACCGGCCGGAATGGATGATTTTAGATGTTATTCCGGTAATTCCACCGGAATTACGGCCAATGGTACAGTTGGATGGAGGACGCTTTGCTACCTCGGACCTTAATGATTTATATCGGCGGGTGATTAACCGGAATAACCGCCTAAAAAGACTTCTAGAACTGGGAGCTCCGGATATCATTGTCCGTAACGAAAAACGGATGTTGCAGGAAGCGGTAGATGCATTAATTGATAACGGCCGCCGCGGCCGTCCGGTTACCGGTCCGGGGAACCGTCCGTTAAAATCTCTTTCCGATATGTTAAAAGGTAAACAGGGACGGTTTAGACAGAACCTTTTAGGTAAAAGGGTAGACTATTCGGGCCGTTCAGTTATCGTAGTAGGCCCCGAATTAAAGCTCCACCAGTGTGGTCTTCCTAAAGAAATGGCCTTAGAGCTTTTTAAACCTTTTGTCATGAAGAAGCTTGTAGCCGACGGCATTGCCCATAATATTAAAAGTGCAAAACGCATGGTGGAAAGGGTAAAACCAGAGGTATGGGACGTATTAGAAGAAGTAATTAAAGAACACCCGGTACTTTTAAACCGGGCGCCAACTTTGCACCGTTTAGGTATTCAGGCGTTTGAGCCGGTGCTGGTAGAAGGTCGGGCAATTCAAATTCACCCGCTAGTTTGCACTGCTTACAACGCTGACTTTGACGGTGACCAAATGGCAGTCCACGTACCTCTCTCGGCGGAAGCCCAGGCGGAAGCTCGGCTTTTAATGCTTGCTTCTCACAACATCTTAAACCCCAAAGACGGAAAGCCGGTGGTTGTACCGACTCAGGACATGGTTATTGGAAGTTACTACCTTACGGTCGAAAAACCTGGAGCAAAAGGGGAAGGTAAGAAATTTGCCCATCCTGAAGAAGTCATTATGGCGTACGAAAGTGGGGTTCTTGAACTTCACTCCAGGATAAAAGTTCGTTATCCTATTGGAGGTGAATGGGTTGAGCTTGAAACTACTCCTGGGCGGATTATCTTTAACGAAGTAATTCCGGAAGAGTTAAGGTTTATTAATCACCTGGTGGATAAAAAAGGCTTGGGTAAGATTGTTACCGAATCTTACCGAAAGCTTGGCTACGAAAAGACCGGACACTTGTTGGATGGCCTTAAGAAACTTGGCTTCCATTATGCCAATAAAGCCGGACTTACCATCGGGGTAGTGGATATCACCGTACCTAAAGAAAAGCAGGAAATCCTGGAAGAGGCTGACCGGATGGTGGCTGACATTGAAAATAAATACCGCCGGGGATTAATTACCGAAGATGAGCGTTACCAGAAAGTAGTGGATATCTGGAATGCAGCTACCGATAAAGTTACCAAAAAGCTGGTGGAAACCCTAGAAGCTTCTCAATTTAACCATGTTTATATGATGGCAAAATCCGGTGCTAGGGGTAACATCCAGCAGATTCGGCAACTGGCAGGGATGCGGGGCTTAATGGCTGACCCTTCGGGTAGGATTATCGACCTGCCAATTAAAGCTAACTTCCGGGAAGGCTTAACCGTATTAGAATACTTCATTTCAACCCACGGTGCTCGGAAAGGCTTAGCCGATACCGCTCTTAGAACTGCTGACTCCGGTTATTTGACCCGACGCTTAGTGGACGTTTGTCAGGATGTGATTGTACGGGAAGAAGATTGTGGAACGGAAGACGGAATTTATGTAACCGACATTAAAGATGGTACTGATATTATTGAAAAACTTGAAGATAGGATTTTAGGAAGAATTGCTGCCGAAGACGTAATACATCCTGCAACCGGTGAAATTTTAGTTGCTAAAAATCAGGAAATTACCGAAGAAATTGCCGAGAGTATTGCGGCAGCAAAGGTCGAAAAAGTAAAAATCCGTTCTGTTTTAACCTGCCGGACCAGGCACGGAGTTTGCACCAGGTGTTACGGGCGAAACCTTGCTACCAATAAGATAGTGGACATTGGCGAAGCGGTAGGGATAATTGCGGCTCAAAGTATTGGTGAACCGGGTACCCAGCTTACCATGCGGACCTTCCATACGGGAGGGGTTGCTGGTGAGGACATCACCCAGGGTTTACCGCGGGTTGAAGAGCTATTTGAGGCAAGACGCCCCAAAGGGCAGGCAATTATCACCGAAATTGACGGGGTAGTAGAAGTTAGAGATAATAAGGGCCGCCGGGAAATTGAAGTGGTGAATCCGGAAACCGGCGAACGCCAGGTTTATCCAATAACTTACCAGGCCAGAATAAAAGTCCAAACCGGAGATAAAGTTTATGCCGGTGATGAATTAACCGAAGGACCAATTAATCCCCACGACTTAATTAAAGTTAAAGGCATTGAAGGAGCCCAGCTTTACCTCTTGCAGGAAGTACAGAAAGTTTACCGGATGCAGGGGGTTGAGATTAACGACAAGCATATTGAAGTGGTTATCCGGCAAATGCTAAGAAAAGTAAAAATTGAAGAGTCGGGTGATACTGATCTGTTACCAGGAAGCCTTGTGGATATTTTTGAATTTGAAGATGAAAATACCAAAGTTGTTGCCAAAGGTGGCCAGCCTGCTACAGCAAAGCGGGTGCTTTTAGGTATAACAAAAGCATCCCTAGCTACCGACTCGTTCTTATCGGCAGCGTCGTTCCAGGAAACTACCAGGGTGCTTACCGAAGCGGCTATTAAAGGTAAGGTGGATCCACTTTTAGGTCTTAAAGAAAACGTTATTATTGGTAAACTAATACCGGCGGGTACTGGAATGTCCCGTTACCGTAACATTATGGTCCAGGCCAAAAGTGAAGATTAA